One Fusobacterium ulcerans DNA segment encodes these proteins:
- a CDS encoding TRAP transporter small permease has protein sequence MKKIYIDDLISCTFLSFTIIIVILNVGMRYFFNSPIKSAEEIATICFIWAVFVGGASCYRKKMHMGIDILTQSLPEKFKIYVELLINIIVMLMNGTFFCLSLKFTIISRVKPTAVLGISSMYVNSSLIIGFGLIFVYSILEIFKNIKTILGKKGDENV, from the coding sequence ATGAAGAAAATTTATATAGATGATCTGATATCTTGTACATTTTTAAGTTTTACTATAATTATAGTAATTTTAAATGTTGGAATGAGATACTTTTTCAATTCTCCTATAAAGAGTGCTGAGGAAATAGCAACAATATGCTTTATATGGGCTGTATTTGTAGGAGGAGCTAGTTGTTACAGAAAAAAAATGCATATGGGAATTGATATCTTAACTCAATCATTACCTGAAAAGTTTAAAATTTATGTTGAATTACTAATCAATATAATAGTAATGTTAATGAATGGAACTTTTTTCTGTTTAAGTTTAAAATTCACAATAATTTCTAGGGTAAAGCCTACTGCTGTATTAGGAATTTCATCTATGTATGTTAATTCTTCATTAATCATAGGCTTTGGATTAATCTTTGTATATTCCATTCTGGAAATTTTTAAAAATATAAAAACCATATTAGGAAAAAAAGGAGATGAAAATGTATAG